In the genome of Coraliomargarita algicola, one region contains:
- a CDS encoding sulfatase, which translates to MKVIMVMFDSLNRHYLSPYGCEWTHTPNFRRLAEKTIRFDTSYVCSMPCIPARRDLHTGRPNFLHRGWGPMEPFDESMPRILKENGVYSHLITDHYHYFEDGGANYHTKYSSYEAFRGQEGDPWVGQVRNPEIPADAAGRHGLNGYGPARQDWINRQHMTEEAAQPQSGVFQAALDFIDRNKGEDNWFLQIETFDPHEPFFSLPQYKDLFFEPHYRDYDGPHFDWPNYEMVQGRHKLAEHSRYEYASLLAMCDAKLGAIIDKMDAENLWENTMLVVWTDHGFLLGEHDWWSKIMMPWWEETARTPFFVWDPRVGKQGESRQSLVQPSIDLAPTILGFFDQEIPSSMTGHDLRPIMETDTPVRESAIFGTFGKQVNVTDGRYVYMRAQQERLSKITEYTLMPAHMRTPFGCDSFSKERMSLAEPFDFMKGCQVMQIDCTGMGWSDEASWGRDTQTCETVLYDLQTDPEQEAAIQDAAIELKMKQNLTAEMETCDAPRDQYSRLGLNAPASAH; encoded by the coding sequence ATGAAAGTCATCATGGTCATGTTTGATTCACTCAACCGGCACTATTTGTCGCCCTATGGTTGTGAGTGGACCCATACTCCGAATTTCCGGCGACTTGCTGAAAAGACTATTCGTTTTGATACTTCCTACGTCTGCTCGATGCCGTGCATACCGGCCCGTCGGGATCTACACACGGGACGGCCCAATTTCTTACATCGTGGTTGGGGGCCAATGGAACCCTTTGATGAGTCGATGCCACGCATCTTGAAGGAGAATGGGGTATATTCGCATTTGATCACCGATCACTATCATTACTTCGAGGATGGTGGCGCGAATTATCATACTAAGTATTCCAGCTATGAAGCCTTTCGTGGGCAGGAAGGCGACCCTTGGGTCGGACAGGTGCGCAATCCGGAAATACCTGCAGATGCCGCAGGGCGTCATGGACTGAATGGCTATGGTCCAGCGCGGCAGGATTGGATCAATCGACAGCACATGACCGAAGAAGCAGCTCAGCCACAAAGTGGTGTATTTCAAGCTGCTTTGGACTTTATTGATCGTAACAAGGGTGAAGATAATTGGTTTCTACAAATTGAGACCTTTGATCCGCACGAGCCGTTCTTTTCCCTGCCACAGTACAAAGACCTTTTCTTTGAGCCGCATTACAGGGATTACGATGGACCACACTTCGATTGGCCGAATTACGAAATGGTACAAGGGCGTCACAAGTTGGCCGAGCATTCGCGCTACGAATATGCGTCCTTACTCGCGATGTGTGATGCCAAACTGGGCGCCATTATAGATAAGATGGATGCCGAGAATCTTTGGGAAAATACCATGTTGGTCGTCTGGACCGATCACGGCTTCTTACTTGGAGAGCACGATTGGTGGTCGAAGATTATGATGCCTTGGTGGGAAGAAACCGCCCGAACGCCTTTCTTTGTCTGGGATCCACGTGTTGGTAAGCAGGGGGAGTCACGTCAGTCACTGGTGCAGCCATCCATTGATCTGGCGCCGACGATCTTGGGCTTCTTTGATCAGGAAATTCCATCGAGCATGACGGGGCATGATCTACGGCCCATCATGGAGACGGATACGCCAGTTCGTGAGTCAGCCATTTTCGGCACTTTTGGCAAGCAGGTTAATGTTACCGACGGACGCTATGTATACATGCGTGCCCAGCAGGAACGTCTATCGAAGATCACGGAATACACTCTCATGCCAGCGCATATGCGGACGCCTTTTGGCTGCGATAGCTTTTCGAAAGAACGCATGTCGTTGGCCGAGCCATTTGACTTCATGAAAGGCTGCCAGGTCATGCAAATCGACTGCACCGGGATGGGTTGGTCCGATGAAGCCTCTTGGGGGCGAGACACGCAGACATGCGAAACCGTGCTTTACGATTTGCAGACAGATCCAGAGCAAGAAGCAGCGATCCAGGATGCAGCCATTGAGTTGAAAATGAAACAAAATCTCACGGCTGAAATGGAAACCTGTGATGCCCCGCGTGATCAATATTCGCGTCTTGGATTGAACGCACCGGCATCGGCGCATTAG
- a CDS encoding family 78 glycoside hydrolase catalytic domain → MAYRSRSQTPGEHPLTAKTTPQLREYAVPAQKLIAVAKVSTDAAIAEEGEGQLSKILDTEAWEVLPIEAFQTKWDSGKGITCEPENGGLALLFDLGEEMSGQTEFTIEAASGTVDHYGAELLRDGRPWANRGNAEYAARWTASGRNPHFRTLNYNGFRYLLIVLRPNNAPMLLKEFGVWRREANITPVFDYQSENPELQRMWDVSMRTLQVSTQETCVDCPTREQALFIADGLWNALWIDKLYDEPSYFEHYLDVIAKAQNTNGLMPSSVFSSLNPPHYLLDFCLIFVWGVDVYHRAHPERTDIIQKMLPVAERTLRWYQDHIGPSGLIETDPLGIENYEGGRFEVVFIDHPSIWHTFSHPGIERSRKQLGLNAYLAIAIDAFTACAQSIDYTHTLDTSLLHAHEIRGICHTLFFNEKTGYYADCIDTESGELKGWSAQSQILAVLGGVAKGDAARQLMGQLIQDWQHPEICRCTPYFWTYFAEALIVTGYSDKIMPLIRKAWSIMTEDPDTTTWWETFEGSDRNTRCHPWAALPAWFLMPEGRDFRLCGNPSKRKQIK, encoded by the coding sequence ATGGCCTATCGCAGTCGAAGTCAAACACCCGGAGAGCACCCTCTCACCGCGAAGACCACCCCACAGCTACGCGAGTATGCCGTCCCTGCACAGAAATTGATCGCAGTGGCTAAGGTATCCACCGACGCCGCAATTGCCGAAGAGGGTGAAGGCCAACTCAGCAAAATCTTGGATACGGAAGCGTGGGAGGTTCTACCAATCGAAGCATTTCAGACCAAATGGGATTCAGGCAAAGGCATCACCTGCGAACCAGAGAATGGGGGTCTCGCCCTACTCTTTGATTTGGGAGAGGAGATGTCTGGTCAAACCGAATTCACCATCGAAGCCGCGTCCGGCACCGTCGACCACTATGGCGCCGAACTGCTGCGTGATGGACGCCCTTGGGCCAACCGCGGCAATGCGGAATATGCAGCCCGTTGGACCGCATCCGGGCGTAACCCGCACTTTCGCACCCTCAATTATAACGGCTTCCGCTATCTCCTCATCGTGCTGCGCCCAAACAATGCGCCGATGCTTCTAAAAGAATTCGGCGTTTGGCGGCGAGAGGCAAACATCACACCAGTATTCGACTACCAGTCGGAAAATCCGGAGCTGCAACGCATGTGGGATGTCAGCATGCGGACCCTACAAGTATCGACCCAGGAAACCTGTGTGGATTGCCCCACGCGCGAGCAAGCACTCTTCATTGCCGATGGTCTTTGGAACGCACTGTGGATCGACAAGCTATACGACGAGCCTTCCTATTTCGAACATTATCTGGACGTGATCGCAAAGGCACAAAATACCAACGGCCTGATGCCGTCATCCGTGTTTTCCAGTCTAAATCCGCCCCATTATCTATTGGATTTTTGCCTCATCTTTGTTTGGGGCGTCGATGTCTATCACCGCGCACATCCAGAACGCACAGATATCATCCAAAAGATGCTACCGGTCGCCGAGCGCACTCTGCGCTGGTATCAAGATCATATCGGCCCATCTGGTCTCATTGAAACAGATCCCCTCGGCATCGAGAACTATGAAGGCGGGCGCTTTGAAGTCGTCTTCATCGACCACCCGAGTATCTGGCACACTTTCTCCCACCCAGGCATCGAACGTTCGCGCAAGCAACTAGGTCTCAATGCTTATCTGGCCATCGCTATCGACGCATTCACGGCCTGCGCCCAATCCATCGATTACACGCATACGCTCGATACGAGCTTACTCCATGCCCATGAGATCCGAGGCATTTGCCACACTCTTTTCTTCAATGAGAAGACCGGCTATTACGCCGATTGTATCGATACTGAAAGCGGTGAGCTTAAAGGCTGGAGCGCCCAGTCACAGATTCTCGCCGTGCTTGGTGGCGTAGCCAAGGGAGACGCAGCACGTCAACTGATGGGTCAATTGATTCAAGACTGGCAGCATCCGGAAATCTGCCGTTGCACCCCTTATTTTTGGACCTACTTCGCAGAAGCGCTCATCGTCACCGGCTACTCGGATAAAATCATGCCGCTCATCCGTAAAGCATGGTCTATCATGACCGAAGATCCAGACACCACTACCTGGTGGGAGACTTTCGAAGGTAGCGACCGCAACACACGCTGCCACCCTTGGGCCGCACTCCCCGCTTGGTTCCTCATGCCGGAAGGCAGAGATTTTCGTCTTTGCGGCAATCCCTCAAAAAGAAAGCAAATAAAATGA
- a CDS encoding SDR family NAD(P)-dependent oxidoreductase gives MSIGNQSLVGRRALITGAGEGLGRGIAKAFAGQGASVAVCSLNGEEAEATATICAEYGVKTYAAGFDLLDDSATLDFAAESARQLGGPIDLFVHNAAVMPVYPIDSMPMAQLDLALNVNLRVAALLTQALAPGMKLQGKGAILYMSSGMAYYGIAEHSIYCATKAGLLGLARGLAMELAPFGIRVNTVSPGTIDSPMLNQFIEGQGGDQEATRAAFDVMHPRGRVGTIAEVAATFVFLASDAAANITATDLRCDGGLAVKGIQPVQK, from the coding sequence ATGAGTATTGGAAATCAATCATTGGTAGGCAGACGTGCACTGATCACCGGAGCCGGCGAGGGACTGGGGCGAGGCATCGCTAAAGCCTTTGCCGGGCAGGGAGCCTCGGTCGCCGTCTGCTCGCTGAATGGTGAAGAGGCTGAAGCCACCGCTACGATCTGTGCCGAATACGGGGTGAAAACCTATGCAGCCGGATTCGATTTACTGGATGACTCGGCGACACTCGACTTTGCTGCCGAGTCCGCACGTCAGTTGGGCGGGCCCATTGATCTTTTCGTGCACAATGCCGCGGTCATGCCCGTATATCCCATTGATTCGATGCCGATGGCTCAACTGGATCTGGCCTTGAATGTCAATTTACGGGTGGCTGCTTTGTTGACGCAGGCTTTGGCCCCCGGAATGAAGTTGCAAGGGAAAGGGGCCATCTTGTATATGAGCTCGGGAATGGCCTACTATGGGATTGCCGAGCATAGTATTTACTGTGCGACCAAGGCGGGTCTGCTCGGTCTTGCGCGAGGCTTGGCTATGGAACTCGCGCCATTTGGTATCCGAGTGAATACGGTGAGTCCGGGGACGATTGATTCGCCAATGCTGAATCAGTTTATCGAAGGTCAAGGAGGCGACCAAGAGGCAACACGTGCTGCCTTCGATGTGATGCACCCTCGTGGGAGAGTCGGCACTATTGCGGAAGTCGCTGCGACCTTTGTTTTTCTGGCCAGTGATGCGGCCGCCAATATCACTGCCACAGACCTGCGTTGTGATGGTGGCTTGGCGGTCAAAGGGATTCAACCTGTGCAGAAATAG
- a CDS encoding LacI family DNA-binding transcriptional regulator, whose amino-acid sequence MPKKKTAKSSSSRPTILELAKLTNLSQGAVSRAINGQGGISDTTRERILKAAREIGYQPNPSARNFKRGYTKRIGMILPNLANANYSELYEHLDLSAAAEGYSSILALAHQSAERERKLLLEFSAGEADGLVVNPVKGLVNLDIYRKLKAWKYPLLFLYVGHEDEFDSLGVDYSFSLRKAMEYLRDVGHTHVAYVGPSAANAIPVGKHDQLIAALQKVGLQYDAELSVFEVDASEAGEASFAQWRAMGKQPTAVVAYNDQTAISLSIECKRQGLSVPKDLSILGSDDITSAEALELSTLRVDREVMAQTGFRMLQNRIKNFDSPIQLKKLRSEFLLRSSMGPARK is encoded by the coding sequence ATGCCAAAGAAGAAAACAGCAAAGTCGTCATCCTCGCGTCCAACTATCTTGGAGCTGGCGAAACTCACCAACTTGTCGCAAGGTGCGGTTTCGCGGGCAATCAATGGGCAAGGGGGAATCAGCGATACAACGCGCGAGCGCATTTTAAAAGCCGCACGTGAGATTGGATATCAGCCGAATCCATCGGCTCGAAACTTTAAGCGTGGTTACACAAAGCGTATCGGGATGATTCTACCCAACTTGGCGAATGCTAATTACTCTGAGCTGTATGAGCACTTGGACTTATCGGCTGCCGCTGAAGGTTATTCGTCGATTTTAGCCTTGGCGCATCAGTCCGCTGAGCGTGAGCGTAAATTACTTTTAGAGTTTTCGGCGGGTGAAGCGGATGGGCTTGTGGTCAACCCGGTTAAAGGTTTGGTTAATCTCGATATCTACCGGAAGCTAAAGGCTTGGAAGTATCCACTGCTGTTTCTTTATGTCGGACATGAGGATGAGTTCGACAGCCTCGGAGTGGATTATTCGTTTAGTTTACGTAAGGCGATGGAGTATTTACGCGATGTTGGCCACACGCATGTTGCCTATGTCGGGCCAAGTGCTGCGAATGCCATACCGGTCGGAAAGCACGATCAGCTGATTGCTGCCTTACAGAAAGTCGGTTTGCAGTATGATGCTGAGCTCTCCGTGTTTGAGGTCGATGCGTCTGAAGCGGGCGAAGCATCCTTTGCCCAGTGGCGTGCCATGGGGAAGCAACCAACTGCCGTGGTGGCATACAATGACCAAACCGCGATTTCACTCAGTATCGAGTGTAAGCGACAAGGCTTGAGTGTGCCTAAAGATCTGTCTATTTTGGGCAGTGATGATATCACATCTGCGGAAGCTCTAGAGCTTTCCACTTTGCGAGTGGATCGTGAAGTGATGGCGCAGACGGGATTTCGGATGCTGCAAAACCGTATCAAGAACTTTGACTCACCCATACAGCTGAAAAAGCTGCGGTCTGAGTTCTTACTCCGTAGCTCCATGGGCCCAGCTCGAAAGTAG
- a CDS encoding mandelate racemase/muconate lactonizing enzyme family protein gives MKIQSIETIRLEAHPRLLNVRVLTDFGIVGYGETYDKVPGSEAALHGTVAPLVLGQNALNINALQALLFDNIRYHGYQGAEWRAWSAVEIALWDILAKAQGCSVRTLFGGEVQMTLPCYNTCIGWGDCEDYQLWQNDPAALALGLLEDGYGMMKIWPFDKFSEASLGQQISRKHVEAGLQPLRQIRAACGDKMVIGIEGHSRWSLPSAMRIAAACAVEDVEFLEDLLPAHDVASLAAVNASTRVPLVGSETVFTRYALRELIEKRAVDIVMIDPMWCGGLSETRACAQLAATYGLPVILHNLGGPVAHAAVCQIASTIPNLWAIETSRALTQYAYPTLGEYQPKLVEGRMPLPSGNGLGAMWSPAIWEAHAQQVVTSSGAGAAVGRVSMGDHWERPEIR, from the coding sequence ATGAAAATACAATCCATTGAGACGATTCGGCTCGAAGCGCATCCTCGATTACTGAACGTGCGAGTGCTTACTGACTTCGGGATCGTAGGCTACGGCGAAACCTACGATAAAGTGCCGGGCAGTGAGGCGGCACTGCATGGGACGGTTGCGCCTTTGGTCTTGGGACAGAATGCATTGAATATCAATGCGCTGCAGGCCCTTCTTTTTGATAACATTCGTTACCATGGCTATCAGGGTGCGGAGTGGCGGGCATGGTCGGCGGTGGAAATTGCTTTGTGGGATATTCTCGCAAAAGCGCAGGGCTGCAGTGTGCGGACCTTATTCGGTGGTGAGGTGCAGATGACATTGCCCTGCTACAATACCTGCATCGGCTGGGGGGATTGTGAGGATTATCAATTATGGCAAAATGACCCGGCAGCGCTGGCCCTCGGTTTGCTGGAAGACGGTTATGGGATGATGAAAATCTGGCCCTTTGACAAATTTTCAGAAGCGAGTTTGGGCCAGCAGATTTCACGGAAACATGTGGAAGCGGGGCTCCAGCCTCTGCGTCAAATCCGTGCAGCCTGTGGTGACAAGATGGTGATCGGGATCGAAGGACATTCCCGTTGGTCGCTGCCCTCTGCCATGCGCATTGCAGCTGCTTGTGCCGTGGAGGATGTGGAATTTTTGGAAGATCTTTTACCGGCGCATGACGTAGCCTCACTGGCAGCAGTGAATGCGTCCACACGGGTTCCGCTGGTGGGATCGGAAACGGTGTTTACGCGCTATGCACTACGAGAGCTGATTGAGAAGCGTGCGGTGGATATCGTAATGATCGATCCGATGTGGTGTGGCGGTTTGTCGGAAACGAGAGCCTGTGCTCAGCTCGCGGCCACCTATGGGCTCCCCGTAATCCTGCACAATTTGGGCGGACCGGTGGCGCATGCCGCCGTCTGTCAAATTGCGTCGACGATTCCAAATTTATGGGCGATTGAAACCAGTCGAGCGCTGACACAATATGCGTACCCTACTTTGGGGGAGTATCAGCCGAAGCTCGTGGAAGGTCGAATGCCGCTGCCGTCGGGGAATGGCCTTGGTGCCATGTGGTCCCCCGCGATCTGGGAGGCGCATGCGCAGCAAGTAGTCACATCCAGCGGTGCGGGGGCGGCAGTGGGGCGGGTTAGCATGGGAGACCACTGGGAACGTCCGGAAATTCGTTAA
- a CDS encoding cellulase-like family protein, with translation MKLKELTAPLAITMWDFSWLERRWSGAGYEDWDLALDELTERGYNAVRIDAYPLLVSIDAKAEWTVKPCWNQQDWGTPARNRVQVQPNLNTFIRKCAQRGILVGLSTWFQRVEETNVAQIVSPQCHSRIWKDLLDSIASDNLLDSILYLDFCNEWPLDCWAPFFLPAPTEKADWNSPSSIRWMVSSINELRLSYPNIAYTYSNIGHLNLAKEDHKTVSETFDLLEPHIWMAQANSHEFYTRVDYHYERFESKGYENVVLNAQRFYEADSDYWDDHLKTHIDEVCIESEALNLPLITTECWGIVDYKDWPMLDWEWVKRSCEVGVRHAASKGRWAAIATSNFCGPQFRGMWRDKDWHQEMTKIICSAKLPG, from the coding sequence ATGAAACTCAAAGAATTGACCGCGCCACTCGCCATCACGATGTGGGACTTTTCATGGCTGGAACGCCGTTGGAGCGGAGCTGGCTACGAAGACTGGGACCTGGCTCTGGATGAGTTGACCGAACGCGGTTACAATGCCGTGCGTATCGACGCCTATCCGCTACTTGTCTCCATCGATGCGAAAGCCGAGTGGACAGTCAAACCTTGCTGGAACCAGCAGGACTGGGGCACGCCCGCCCGTAATCGCGTTCAGGTGCAGCCCAACCTCAACACTTTCATCCGAAAATGCGCCCAACGTGGGATACTAGTCGGACTGTCCACATGGTTTCAACGGGTCGAAGAAACCAATGTCGCACAAATCGTCTCACCTCAGTGCCACAGCCGAATCTGGAAAGATTTGCTAGATTCAATCGCCAGCGACAACTTACTCGATAGCATCCTTTACCTCGACTTTTGCAATGAGTGGCCACTGGACTGCTGGGCCCCCTTCTTTCTACCCGCCCCCACGGAAAAAGCAGACTGGAACAGTCCTTCCTCTATCCGCTGGATGGTGAGCTCCATCAATGAACTGCGGTTATCCTATCCAAATATTGCGTACACCTATTCAAACATCGGACACCTAAATCTAGCCAAAGAGGACCATAAAACCGTATCCGAAACGTTCGACTTACTTGAACCGCACATCTGGATGGCACAGGCCAATAGCCACGAGTTCTACACCCGGGTCGACTACCATTACGAGCGCTTTGAATCCAAGGGCTACGAGAATGTCGTGCTCAATGCGCAACGTTTCTACGAAGCCGATTCAGACTATTGGGACGACCATCTAAAAACTCACATCGATGAAGTCTGCATCGAGTCCGAAGCGCTCAACCTGCCGCTCATCACGACCGAATGTTGGGGGATCGTGGACTACAAGGACTGGCCGATGCTGGACTGGGAATGGGTGAAGCGCAGCTGCGAAGTCGGCGTGCGCCATGCCGCCAGCAAAGGGCGCTGGGCGGCCATCGCCACCAGTAATTTCTGCGGCCCGCAGTTCCGAGGCATGTGGCGCGATAAAGACTGGCATCAGGAAATGACCAAAATCATTTGCTCGGCCAAACTTCCCGGCTAG
- a CDS encoding LamG-like jellyroll fold domain-containing protein has product MYTPLLEKCIKVSLLWILVSASSLHAVNYNLKKVSNVGGGLPYILHLPEIYDDPSEAAREFPTIIYLHGYGERGESDFYGNTNYLYKVENGGSTPPYYTARSNYLNFEVNGQTEHFILIAPQTQAAWTSENVIALLDEVSAQYRVDSSRVYLTGFSFGGTGTWEVLLGDANVPNRFAAAAVVAGRRKGSTSSMVKIAEDNVAIWSMSGLNDNTEHTPEVVLRANSAISVHYPDAEHIVTMYPGYGHSCSRQYSLGHTYHNPNLYEWFLSKTLQTPGLPARVNLSSRSEAIATAGDEDPEHGAARGKTGSGSQSYWSSSTTDYSKKWIQLDLGASFSVDKIFLRTLSLYDALAGYNIQASNNGVDWDTIIVVDDNYQSTRVHNFEAVDVRYLRLNVIDANWTSGALKDTAYLFEFLAFEALEPLDPPTAPAAVSATSVTSGGVTLDWNAGTGTVQNYRIYWSATNTQPFSHQASVAGDITNYTATGLAPETEYFFWVSAHNSGGESGTASTSATTDVLLPPNAPSTLNISGPTATSLTLSWQDNADNESAYNIYWNTTNSQPASPNTTVAANATNTLVEGLSPSTLYYFWVAAFNAEGTSSAATTNGSTTDFEGSLAYGLLSRWKFDALSGDTAFDTQGFNDGTLTGNTARTSESIAGQALTFDGTNDWVEAPHQSEYSSNALSISMWVRPSVADSEPRGLISKRQGLTAGQRCFAIFSHTNSNINIDLGNQRVTTNYSLNEVNTWKHLTMTFDGAEVSDNVKLYIDGDEVASNTITVTAIPVLDCPITIGILNTDYGFGFAGDMDEVRVYDRALTAAEVQALDKTEPYTGSSTPASYSEWKAAMLSELPVADQEPSADPDHDGIANIFEYAQGSLPTDSSSGSRPHGEITSESNFHFLTFSYRRIQGGTGSAESGYEAGNLRYTVQISPDLSPDSWTTGTDYLESVPPAIDHSDDSETVTVRVKDSVENNSKKFIRLQVEELN; this is encoded by the coding sequence ATGTATACCCCACTCCTTGAAAAATGCATTAAAGTCTCTCTCCTCTGGATCCTTGTAAGTGCGTCATCGCTGCACGCCGTTAACTATAATCTTAAGAAGGTTTCAAATGTAGGCGGTGGTTTGCCTTACATTCTACACTTACCCGAGATCTATGACGACCCAAGTGAGGCTGCACGCGAATTCCCCACGATCATTTACTTACATGGTTACGGGGAACGAGGTGAAAGTGATTTCTATGGAAATACGAATTATCTCTACAAGGTTGAAAACGGCGGTAGCACACCGCCTTACTATACAGCGCGTAGCAATTATTTAAACTTCGAAGTCAACGGTCAGACGGAGCACTTTATCCTCATAGCACCTCAGACCCAGGCAGCTTGGACTTCAGAAAATGTCATCGCACTCCTCGACGAAGTTTCCGCACAGTATCGCGTCGACTCCAGTCGCGTCTACTTGACTGGCTTTAGTTTTGGAGGAACCGGGACATGGGAAGTCTTGCTTGGTGATGCAAATGTGCCGAACCGATTCGCGGCCGCAGCCGTTGTGGCAGGTCGACGCAAGGGCAGCACGAGTTCAATGGTAAAAATCGCAGAAGACAACGTCGCCATCTGGTCGATGAGTGGTCTGAATGATAATACTGAACACACACCTGAGGTCGTTCTGCGAGCAAACAGCGCCATAAGTGTCCATTATCCGGATGCGGAACACATCGTGACAATGTATCCTGGCTATGGACATAGTTGTAGCCGTCAATACAGCCTAGGTCATACTTACCACAACCCGAATCTCTACGAATGGTTCCTCTCCAAAACACTGCAAACTCCTGGCCTACCCGCTCGAGTCAATCTCTCCAGTCGTAGTGAGGCAATTGCCACAGCAGGCGATGAAGACCCTGAACATGGTGCCGCGAGAGGAAAGACCGGCTCAGGGAGTCAGTCTTATTGGAGTTCCAGCACGACCGATTATAGCAAAAAGTGGATACAACTGGATCTAGGCGCGTCCTTTTCTGTCGATAAAATTTTTCTGCGCACTCTCTCTCTCTACGATGCACTCGCTGGATACAACATTCAAGCAAGCAACAATGGCGTCGACTGGGACACGATTATCGTCGTGGATGATAATTACCAGTCCACTCGCGTCCATAATTTCGAGGCCGTGGATGTGCGCTACCTACGTCTCAATGTTATCGATGCCAACTGGACCTCAGGCGCATTGAAGGACACCGCTTACCTCTTCGAATTCTTGGCTTTTGAAGCACTGGAACCCCTCGACCCCCCAACGGCTCCCGCAGCGGTCAGTGCAACCAGTGTCACCTCCGGCGGCGTGACGCTCGACTGGAATGCCGGCACCGGCACGGTCCAAAACTACCGGATCTACTGGAGCGCCACCAACACTCAACCCTTCTCCCACCAAGCAAGTGTGGCAGGCGACATTACCAACTACACGGCGACAGGATTAGCCCCCGAAACCGAATACTTTTTTTGGGTCTCCGCTCATAATTCCGGTGGAGAATCGGGCACAGCCTCTACTTCGGCCACAACGGATGTTTTATTACCTCCAAACGCACCAAGCACTTTAAATATATCAGGACCGACCGCGACGAGTCTGACTTTATCATGGCAAGACAATGCAGACAATGAGAGCGCTTACAATATCTACTGGAACACAACGAATAGCCAACCAGCGAGTCCGAATACGACTGTTGCGGCGAATGCGACCAACACACTGGTCGAAGGACTGAGCCCAAGCACTCTCTACTATTTTTGGGTGGCAGCGTTCAACGCCGAAGGCACATCTTCTGCCGCAACGACCAATGGGAGCACCACCGATTTTGAGGGCAGTCTCGCCTATGGCCTTCTTTCGCGATGGAAATTTGATGCATTGTCCGGCGACACCGCATTCGACACGCAAGGCTTCAATGATGGAACCCTCACTGGCAACACGGCCCGCACCAGCGAGTCCATTGCAGGCCAAGCACTGACCTTCGACGGAACCAACGATTGGGTGGAAGCCCCCCATCAATCCGAATACAGCAGCAACGCACTGAGTATTTCCATGTGGGTCCGTCCATCAGTTGCCGACTCAGAGCCTCGGGGCTTGATTTCAAAACGCCAGGGCCTCACCGCAGGTCAACGCTGTTTCGCTATTTTTAGCCATACGAATTCTAACATCAACATCGACCTAGGTAATCAACGGGTCACGACCAACTACTCGCTCAACGAAGTGAATACTTGGAAGCACCTCACCATGACTTTTGATGGAGCTGAAGTCTCGGACAACGTGAAGCTTTACATCGATGGAGACGAAGTCGCTTCCAATACAATCACTGTCACGGCTATCCCAGTGCTCGATTGCCCGATCACGATCGGTATATTAAACACAGATTACGGCTTCGGTTTCGCAGGGGACATGGATGAGGTCCGCGTCTATGATCGCGCGCTCACAGCTGCCGAAGTGCAAGCTCTCGATAAAACTGAGCCCTACACCGGAAGCAGCACACCGGCAAGCTATAGTGAATGGAAGGCGGCAATGCTCAGCGAATTACCAGTAGCCGATCAAGAACCGTCGGCCGATCCAGACCATGATGGAATTGCCAACATATTTGAATACGCGCAAGGCAGTCTGCCGACTGATTCCAGCTCAGGCAGTCGACCGCATGGCGAGATCACCAGCGAAAGCAATTTTCACTTTCTCACATTTAGCTATCGCCGAATACAAGGCGGCACCGGAAGCGCCGAAAGTGGCTACGAAGCAGGTAATCTGCGCTACACCGTTCAAATCAGCCCCGATCTATCCCCAGACAGCTGGACCACAGGCACGGACTACCTGGAATCCGTCCCGCCCGCGATTGACCATAGTGACGACAGTGAAACGGTTACTGTACGTGTTAAAGACAGCGTAGAAAATAACTCTAAAAAATTTATTCGGCTCCAAGTCGAAGAACTCAATTAA